The Mycolicibacterium duvalii DNA window CCTTGGCGACCTCCACCAGCGCGGTGAAGGCGGCCGCATCGCTGACCGCGATCTCCGCGAGGTTCTTGCGGTCCACCTCGACGCCGGCGGCCTTGAGGCCCTGGATCAACCGGTTGTAGGTGATGTCGTTGGCGCGGGCTGCCGCGTTGATGCGCGAGATCCACAACTTGCGGAACTCGCCCTTGCGGGCGCGGCGGTCCCGGTAGGCGTAGGTCAGCGAATGCAGCTGCTGCTCTTTGGCCTTGCGGTACAGGCGGGACCGCTGACCGCGGTAGCCCTTGGACGCCTTGAGGATTGTGCGCCGCTTCTTCTGCGCGTTGACTGCGCGCTTCACGCGTGCCATGGGGTGTTCCTATCTCGTACGGGTCGGTGCTGGGGCGGCGGAGCCGCCGGTTCGGCTGGACGGGTGCGGATCAGCCGTTCAGCATCTTCGCGATGCGCTTGGCGTCATTGCCGGACACCGTGGTGCGGCCTTCGAGCCGACGCGTGCGGGTGGAGGCTTTGTGCTCCAGCAGGTGCCTGCGGTTTGCCTTCTGCCGCACGATCTTTCCCGTGCCGGTGCGACGGAACCGCTTCGAAGCTCCGCTGTGGGTCTTCGCCTTGGGCATGTTTCCTCAGTTCTGTGGGTTGGTCTGGTTGTCGGCCTGCGCGCCCTCGGATCCCCGAGCCGGCGTGTCGGCATCGTGCGCCGCCTTGGCGCGAGTCTTCGCGCCGCGGTGCGGTGCCAGCACCATCGTCATGTTGCGGCCGTCCTGCTTGGCGGACGTCTCGACGAAGCCGTACTCGGCCACGTCGGCGCCCAGGCGTTGCAGGAGCCGGAAGCCCAACTCGGGCCGCGACTGCTCGCGTCCGCGGAACATGATCGTCACCTTGACCTTCGACCCTGCTTCGAGGAAGCGGATGACGTGACCCTTCTTGGTCTCGTAGTCGTGCGGGTCGATCTTGGGACGCAGCTTCTGCTCTTTGACGACGGTCTGCTGCTGGTTCTTGCGAGACTCGCGCGCCTTCTGCGCCGTCTCGTACTTGTACTTGCCGTAGTCCATGATTTTGCAGACCGGCGGCCTGGCGTTCGGAGCTACTTCGACGAGATCGAGATCGGCGTCCGCGGCGACGCGGAGAGCATCTTCGATGCGCACGATGCCTACCTGTTCACCGCCCGGTCCGATAAGGCGGACTTCAGGTACACGAATGCGCTCGTTGACGCGGGTCTCAGTGCTGATGGGGCCTCCTATGTTGTCCTCAGGAGTCCCCACGCCATCGGCACCCTGCTCCTCCGAACAGAAAGCCCTGCTCGGAGCAGGGCCCAGTGCCGACCAGAACAGACATCGTCGATGCCTGTGACCGGACCGCTGTACCTTCGAATCATCATCGGCCAGCGGTGGGAGTGGGACTCCACTTTGTGCGCCCAGCGTTCGCCGGGGCGGTCGCGCGTGCAAGTCTAGCAGCTATGACCGATGTTCCCGCACCCGACGAACCCGTGGGCCCCGCGCCCGTCCGTGAGCTCGCCGACGTTCCCGCCGTGGAGGTCATCACCCGCGCCGCGGTCATGTTGATGAGCGCGGCCGCGGAGAAGCTGGGTTTGTCGTCGGACGACCCCGATGACAGCCCGCACCGCGACCTCGACGAGGCGCGACGCCTCATCACGGCGCTCGCCGGGCTGGTCAGCGCTTCGGCCGAGTACCTGGGCCCGCACGCCGGTCCGGTCCGCGACGGTCTCAAGACACTGCAGTTGGCCTTCCGCGAATCCAGTGCGGCGCCCGACGAGCCCGGCAAAGGTCCTGGAGAGAAATACACCGGGCCGGTCTGGTAACGCCGAAATCCGCGGTGCGAGCGGGTTTCGCGAATAGTGTCGCGGCCTATGACGCAGATCACCGCCGTGCGGACACGGTCGACGTCCGGCTACCGGTGGGTGCCGGCCGCCGCCGGCTGGATCGTCGGCATCATCGCCACGCTGTCGCTGCTGGCGAGCATCTCTCCGCTGGTGCGGTGGATGATCCGGGTGCCGCGTGAGTTCGTCGACGACTACATCTTCAACTTTCCCGACACCAGTTTCGCGTGGGCCGTCGTGCTGGCCCTGCTGGCCGCGGCGCTGGCGGCCCGCAAACGCATTGCGTGGTGGATTCTGGTCGGTTACTTCGTCGGCGCCGGGATCTGGAACGTCGGTGAACTGATCGACGGCGGCCAGCGGTGGCCGCAGCACGTCGGCGAGTTGATCGGCCTCGCCTTTCACCTGGCGGCGGTCGTGTTCCTGCTGCTGGCGCGCAAGGAATTCTGGGCGAAGGTGCGCCGTGGCGCCTTGCTGAAGGCGGCGGTGGTGTTGGTCGCCGGAATGGCGGCCGGGACGCTGATCGGGTGGGCGCTGCTGGAGGTTTTCCCGGGCACGCTCGCCCGCCCGTACCGGTTCTGGTACGCGCTGAACAGGGTCAGCGCTTTCGCCGGTGCGGATGCGGACGCCTTCTCCGGCGAGCCGCACGTACTCGTCAATGCGGTGCTCGGTCTGTTCGGTGCGCTGGCGTTGGTTGCGGCGGCGATCGTGCTGTTCCAGTCGCAACGCGCGGTCAATGCGTTGACCGGTGAGGACGAGTCGGCCATCCGCGGCCTGCTCGAGGTGTACGGGAAGAACGATTCGCTCGGCTACTTCGCCACCCGGCGCGACAAGGCCGTCGTGTTCGCCGCCAGTGGACGCGCAGCCGTGACCTACCGGGTCGAGGTCGGGGTGTGCCTGGCCAGCGGCGACCCGATCGGTGATCCCAAGGCCTGGCCGCAGGCCGTCGACGCATGGCTGCAGCTGTGTCAGCGCTACGGGTGGGCCCCCGGGGTGACGGGTGCTTCCGCGGCCGGCGCGCAGGCCTTCCGCAACGCCGGCCTCAGTGCCCTGCAACTCGGCGACGAGGCGATCCTGCACACCGAGGATTTCCGGCTCTCCGGCCCGGACATGCGCGCGGTCCGGCAGGCCGTCACCCGTGCTCGACGCGCCGGAGTCACCGTCCGGATGCGCCGGCACCGCACCTTGAGCAGCGACGACATGGCGGCGGTGATCCGCCGCGCAGACGCCTGGCGCGACACCGACGACGAACGCGGATTCTCCATGGCCCTGGGCCGGCTCGGCGATCCCGCCGACGGGGACTGCCTGCTGGTCGAAGCGGTCGACGGCGACGAGGTCGTCGCGATGCTCTCGCTGGTGCCGTGGGGCCCCAACGGGGCGTCGCTGGATCTCATGCGTCGCTCGCCGCAGTCGCCCAACGGGACCATCGAGTTGATGGTCAGCGAGCTGTGCCTGCGGGCCGAGGAGGTCGGCATCGCCCGGGTCTCGCTGAATTTCGCGATGTTCCGGTCGGCGTTCGAACAAGGCGCCCAGCTGGGCGCCGGGCCGGTCGCGCGCCTGTGGCGGGGGCTGTTGGTGTTCTTCTCCCGCTGGTGGCAGCTGGAGACGCTGTACCGGTCGAACATGAAGTACCAGCCGGAGTGGGTGCCGCGGTATGCGTGTTACGAGGATGCCCGCGAGGTGCCGCGGGTCGGTGTGGCGTCGGTGATCGCCGAAGGGTTTCTGGTGCTGCCCTTTTCCCGCCGTCACGACCAGCCGCACACCGGCCAGCACGTCGCGGCCCCCGGCGCGCTGGTCGCCACCGGCCTCCTGCACAGCGACGGCACCGCACCCGACCCGGACACTGAACTGGGCACCTTCGACGATCCGCAGCCCCGCCTGCCGGAGCAGGTCCGAGTTCGGATGGCCAAGCTGAAAGCGTTGCAGGACAACGGCACCGACCCGTATCCGGTCGGCGTACCGCCGAGTCACACTATCGCTGAGGCGCTTTCGTCGGACGAGGGATTCGAGGTGACGGTGGCCGGACGGGTGCTACGGCTGCGCGACTACGGAGGTGTGCTCTTCGTCCAACTGCGCGACTGGTCGGCAGAGGTGCAGCTGGTGCTCGACGATTCGCGTCTCGACGGGACCTGCGCGGACTTCACCCGGGCGATCGATCTCGGCGACCTGATCGAGGCCACCGGCGTCATGGGCCGCAGCCGGTCCGGGGTCTGGTCGGTGCTGGTGACCCGGTGGCGGCTGATCGGCAAATGCCTGCGCCCGCTGCCCGACAAGTGGAAAGGGTTGACCGACCAGGAATCTCGCGTGCGGGCTCGCTACGTCGACCTGGCCGTCAACAGCGAGGCCCGGGAGTTGATCCGAGCACGCAGCGGTGTACTGCACGCCATCCGGGAGACCCTGGTGGGAAAGGGGTTCCTGGAGGTCGAGACGCCGATCCTGCAGCAGATCCACGGCGGCGCCAACGCTCGGCCCTTCCTGACTCACATCAACGCCTACGACCTCGGCCTCTATCTGCGTATCGCCCCGGAGCTCTACCTGAAGCGGTTGTGCGTCGGCGGAGTCGAACGGGTCTTCGAGTTGGGGCGGGCGTTCCGCAACGAAGGAGTCGATTTCAGCCACAATCCAGAGTTCACCCTGCTGGAGGCTTATCAGGCGCACGCCGACTACCAGGTCTGGATCGACGGGTGCCGGGAGCTGATCCAGAACGCGGCGCAGGCCGCCAACGGTGCTCAGGTCTTCCTGCGGCCACGTCGGGACGGCGTGCTCGAACCCGTCGACGTCTCCGGCTCGTGGGCGGTGAAAACCGTCCACGATGCGGTCTCGGAAGCACTCGGCGAACACGTCACGGCTGAGACGGACCTGACCACGTTGCGCCGCTTCTGTGATGCCGCCGGGGTGCCGTACCTGACCCACTGGGACGCCGGTGCGGTCGTCCTCGAGTTGTACGAGCATCTCGTCGAGGGACAGACCCGGGAACCGACGTTCTATCAGGACTTCCCGACGTCGGTGTCGCCGCTGACCCGGCCCCATCGCAGCATCCCGGGGGTCGCGGAGCGGTGGGACCTGGTGGCGTGGGGTGTGGAGCTCGGAACGGCCTACAGCGAGCTGACCGACCCGGTGGAGCAGCGGCGCCGATTGCAGCAGCAGTCGCTGCTGGCGGCCGGCGGTGATCCCGAGGCGATGGAGCTCGACGAGGATTTCCTGCAGGCGATGGAGTACGCGATGCCGCCGACCGGCGGGCTGGGCATGGGGGTAGACCGGGTGGTCATGCTGATCACCGGTCGGTCGATCCGGGAAACCCTGCCGTTCCCGCTCGCCAAACCCCGGTAGACCTACCTCTATCGCGGCCCCTTCTGAGTCGGGGGATGTCGCGATACGGTGGCGTCATGCCCGAACAGGCGACGCCCGAACCGGAACCCGTCGCGCCCGAGGAGACCGGTTACACATCCGACGGGGTGCCGACCTTCGACTCCGTGCGCGAGAAGATCGAGACCCGCTACGGCACCGCGATCGGGTCGGCCGAGCTGGCGTCCGAGACGCCCGAGGGCCGCGCCGTCGAAGAGCAGTACGACGCTCGGCAGCGAGCCGCCGCCGAGCGGCTGGCCGAGATCCGCAAGTCGATGACCGGCGACGATCAGTAGCTCCTGAAACGCTGACTGTCGGAGCCCGCAGCTAGCGTCGGGTTCATGCAGCGGTTCACCGTCGAACAGCGACGTGCCCGTCTGGCGCGGCGTCATCATCTGCTGGCGCCCGCCGACTCCGTCGAGGCGGTGACCGGCGCGCTGGTCGGCTTGCATGCCACCGATCCGGCCACCCCGCACCTGTCGTTGTGGGCGCGGCGGTCCGGCTACACCGTGGACGACTTGAATGGCGCCCTCTACGAACGCCGTTCACTGGTCAAACACCTCGCGATGCGGCGCACCCTGTGGGTCGTTCGCCCGCAGGACCTACCTGAGGTGCAGTCCGGGGCCAGCGACCGGGTGGCCGCCAACGAGGCCCGTCGGCTGGCTGCCGACGCCGAGAAGTCGGGGGTAGCCGCTGACGGGAATGCCTGGCTGGAGACGGCGTGCGCCGCGGTGCTCCGCCACCTGCACGCGGCGGGCCCCTGTTCGGCGCGGCAGCTGCGCGAGGCCCTTCCCGAGTTGACCGGCACCCATGACCCGGCGCCGGGCAAACCGTATGGCGGCGAAGGGCATGTGGCGCCGCGCGTGTTGACTGTGCTGTCGGCACGCGGCGAGATCCTCCGCGGACCGAACGACGGTGGCTGGACGACGTCACGACCGCAGTGGGTCACCGCCGGCCAGTGGCTGCCGCCCGCGGACGCCGTGACCCCGGAGCGGGCTCGCGCGCAGCTGGTTCGGCGCTGGCTGTACGCGTTCGGCCCCGCGACGGTCACCGACCTGAAGTGGTGGTTCGGTACCACGCTGGGCTGGGTCCGCCGGGCGCTGGCCGAACTCGACGCCGTCGAGGTCGCCATGGACGGCACCGTCGGCTACGTGCTGCCCGGTGACGACGGGTCCGATCCCGAACCCACCGAGTGGTGTGCGTTACTGCCCGCGCTCGACGTCACCACGATGGGTTGGTCGGAGCGCGACTGGTACCTGGGACCACACCGTGACGCGGTGTTCGACCGCAACGGCAATGCCGGCCCGACGGTCTGGGTGGATGGCCGCGTCGTCGGAGCGTGGCGTCAGGATGCCGACGGCGACGTCGAACTGATCCTGCTCGAGGATGTCGGACGCTCTGCGCGCGAAGCACTCTCGGAGCGAGCCCACGCGCTCACGCACTGGCTGAACGGGGTGCGGGTCAATCCCCGCTTCCCCTCCCCTGCGATCAAGCGCTGACCTTGGTCCTTCGGCGCGCCTTGGGTTTCGGCCGGGCCATGCCCAAGGTCTCGGCCAGGAAATGCCCGGTGTAGCTGTCGGGGTCGACCGCGACGTCTTCCGGGGTCCCGGTCGCGACCACGGTGCCACCACCCGACCCGCCCTCGGGACCCATGTCGATGATCCAGTCCGAGGTTTTGATGACGTCGAGGTTGTGCTCGATGACGATGACCGTGTTGCCCTTGTCCACCAGCCCGTTGATCACCGTCAACAACTTGCGGATGTCCTCGAAGTGCAGACCGGTGGTGGGCTCGTCGAGGATGTAGATGGTCCGCCCGGTCGATCGCTTCTGCAGCTCGGAGGCCAACTTGACGCGCTGCGCCTCGCCGCCGGACAGGGTCGGCGCCGGTTGGCCCAACCGCACGTAGCCCAGACCGACGTCGACCAGCGTCTTGAGGTACCGGTGGATCGAGCTGATCGGCGCGAAGAAGTCCGCGGCCTCCTCGATCGACATGTCGAGCACCTCGGCGATCGTTTTGCCCTTGTAGTGCACCTCGAGTGTCTCGCGGTTGTACCGGGCGCCCTGACACACCTCACACGGCACATACACGTCGGGCAGGAAGTTCATCTCGATCTTGATCGTGCCGTCACCCGAACATGCCTCGCAGCGGCCGCCCTTGACGTTGAAGGAGAACCGGCCGGGCTGGTAGCCGCGGACCTTGGCCTCGGTGGTCGCGGCGAACAGGGTCCGGATCTTGTCGAACACACCGGTGTAGGTGGCCGGGTTGGACCGCGGAGTACGCCCGATCGGTGACTGGTCGACGCGGACCAGCTTGTCCAGGTGGTCCAGCCCGTTGACCCGCGTGTGCCGCCCGGGCACCAAGCGGGCCCCGTTGAGCTTGTTGGCCAACACCGACGCCAGGATGTCGTTGACCAGCGTGGACTTGCCCGAGCCGGACACCCCGGTCACCGAGGTCAGCACACCCAGCGGGAACGCGACGTCGATGCCACGCAGATTGTGTTCACGCGCACCGACGACGGTGAGCTGGCGCTTCTTGTCCGCGACCCGCCGAAACGCCGGGACCTCGATCTCCTCCTTGCCCGCGAGATACGCC harbors:
- a CDS encoding winged helix DNA-binding domain-containing protein codes for the protein MQRFTVEQRRARLARRHHLLAPADSVEAVTGALVGLHATDPATPHLSLWARRSGYTVDDLNGALYERRSLVKHLAMRRTLWVVRPQDLPEVQSGASDRVAANEARRLAADAEKSGVAADGNAWLETACAAVLRHLHAAGPCSARQLREALPELTGTHDPAPGKPYGGEGHVAPRVLTVLSARGEILRGPNDGGWTTSRPQWVTAGQWLPPADAVTPERARAQLVRRWLYAFGPATVTDLKWWFGTTLGWVRRALAELDAVEVAMDGTVGYVLPGDDGSDPEPTEWCALLPALDVTTMGWSERDWYLGPHRDAVFDRNGNAGPTVWVDGRVVGAWRQDADGDVELILLEDVGRSAREALSERAHALTHWLNGVRVNPRFPSPAIKR
- the rplT gene encoding 50S ribosomal protein L20 encodes the protein MARVKRAVNAQKKRRTILKASKGYRGQRSRLYRKAKEQQLHSLTYAYRDRRARKGEFRKLWISRINAAARANDITYNRLIQGLKAAGVEVDRKNLAEIAVSDAAAFTALVEVAKAALPADVNAPSGEAA
- the lysX gene encoding bifunctional lysylphosphatidylglycerol synthetase/lysine--tRNA ligase LysX, whose product is MTQITAVRTRSTSGYRWVPAAAGWIVGIIATLSLLASISPLVRWMIRVPREFVDDYIFNFPDTSFAWAVVLALLAAALAARKRIAWWILVGYFVGAGIWNVGELIDGGQRWPQHVGELIGLAFHLAAVVFLLLARKEFWAKVRRGALLKAAVVLVAGMAAGTLIGWALLEVFPGTLARPYRFWYALNRVSAFAGADADAFSGEPHVLVNAVLGLFGALALVAAAIVLFQSQRAVNALTGEDESAIRGLLEVYGKNDSLGYFATRRDKAVVFAASGRAAVTYRVEVGVCLASGDPIGDPKAWPQAVDAWLQLCQRYGWAPGVTGASAAGAQAFRNAGLSALQLGDEAILHTEDFRLSGPDMRAVRQAVTRARRAGVTVRMRRHRTLSSDDMAAVIRRADAWRDTDDERGFSMALGRLGDPADGDCLLVEAVDGDEVVAMLSLVPWGPNGASLDLMRRSPQSPNGTIELMVSELCLRAEEVGIARVSLNFAMFRSAFEQGAQLGAGPVARLWRGLLVFFSRWWQLETLYRSNMKYQPEWVPRYACYEDAREVPRVGVASVIAEGFLVLPFSRRHDQPHTGQHVAAPGALVATGLLHSDGTAPDPDTELGTFDDPQPRLPEQVRVRMAKLKALQDNGTDPYPVGVPPSHTIAEALSSDEGFEVTVAGRVLRLRDYGGVLFVQLRDWSAEVQLVLDDSRLDGTCADFTRAIDLGDLIEATGVMGRSRSGVWSVLVTRWRLIGKCLRPLPDKWKGLTDQESRVRARYVDLAVNSEARELIRARSGVLHAIRETLVGKGFLEVETPILQQIHGGANARPFLTHINAYDLGLYLRIAPELYLKRLCVGGVERVFELGRAFRNEGVDFSHNPEFTLLEAYQAHADYQVWIDGCRELIQNAAQAANGAQVFLRPRRDGVLEPVDVSGSWAVKTVHDAVSEALGEHVTAETDLTTLRRFCDAAGVPYLTHWDAGAVVLELYEHLVEGQTREPTFYQDFPTSVSPLTRPHRSIPGVAERWDLVAWGVELGTAYSELTDPVEQRRRLQQQSLLAAGGDPEAMELDEDFLQAMEYAMPPTGGLGMGVDRVVMLITGRSIRETLPFPLAKPR
- a CDS encoding DUF1844 domain-containing protein, translated to MTDVPAPDEPVGPAPVRELADVPAVEVITRAAVMLMSAAAEKLGLSSDDPDDSPHRDLDEARRLITALAGLVSASAEYLGPHAGPVRDGLKTLQLAFRESSAAPDEPGKGPGEKYTGPVW
- the rpmI gene encoding 50S ribosomal protein L35, encoding MPKAKTHSGASKRFRRTGTGKIVRQKANRRHLLEHKASTRTRRLEGRTTVSGNDAKRIAKMLNG
- the infC gene encoding translation initiation factor IF-3 → MGTPEDNIGGPISTETRVNERIRVPEVRLIGPGGEQVGIVRIEDALRVAADADLDLVEVAPNARPPVCKIMDYGKYKYETAQKARESRKNQQQTVVKEQKLRPKIDPHDYETKKGHVIRFLEAGSKVKVTIMFRGREQSRPELGFRLLQRLGADVAEYGFVETSAKQDGRNMTMVLAPHRGAKTRAKAAHDADTPARGSEGAQADNQTNPQN